The Heterodontus francisci isolate sHetFra1 chromosome 37, sHetFra1.hap1, whole genome shotgun sequence DNA window ccatctcatccaaaagtcggcacctttgacagtgcagcacaccctcagtactgcactgaagtgtcagccttgatttttgtgctcgagtcttggagtggaacttgaaatTGGAATCAGACTCAGAGGTGTGTGCTACCAGCTGAACCACATCTGACAAAAGGAGAGAAAAAAGCATTGCATTTAGCATACATCAATCTAGCAGAACCAGAACAAAACAGGAAACAACAGCCTTAAAAGGGGCTATCAAATATAAACAGTTTACAACAGTGGTTTCCTTCACAAGATGGCAGTGTTGTGCTACACTATTTCATTCAGGGCTAGCActttaaaaatatgttaaaagtaaaTGTTTTGTCCTTGGCATGATCGGAGTTAAGAGGCCACACCAACTACCCATATGCTGTCACAGTGCCTCTTCTATTTGGAGCGGTTAGAATGCTGATCCCCAGAATGCGCTAGCAATGTAAATACAAGATTTGCCAAATGGAGAGGCACTTGCCTGCTGATTAGACGTGAAACCAAGTGCTCTCATTCCTCAGTGGATGAAAGCAGGATTGTTGTACCTACCGAGCTAAGAACTGTAATAGAACTGTCTTACCATACCAGTTAAGCCATGCTTCATCCTTGTAACTACTGTTACAGAGTTGTGGGACAGTATTTTAGCACTGAACCTTTAAAGGTAAAATCAAAATGCACGCATTGCATGATGTAGCCCTTATTTTAGCTCAATGCTTTGCTGGAGTCTTGTTTCAAGCATTCCATTGCTTCTGCACAATGTGTAGGCAATGACCTTTCAAGGGGTCTCAGTAATAAAGTTCCTGTACTGTGTACATAAGTAAAGGGATTGGTGAGTACAATGAAGAGTGAATCCTACTTGTTTGACTAATCAATGCCCTTTTTATACTGAGTTAAACATCTTTTCAGGCATGTCAAGAGTCGATTGCGGCTATGGATTTGCAGCCTTTTATgaaaataaatgtgaaactgatctTCGAAGAAATGGTTAATGAGGTTCACTGGAATCTGGACAATTATTTTGATTGCAAATGTAAGGAATTTTATGCCATTGTAAAAGTTATCTGGATAATTATTTCACAgattatttaaatctttaaagtagTCTTGTTAAGTAAATATAATGACATCAGCACAAGTGATTTTTGTAATGGAACAATTATAATTGATTATTTAATGTAGTAATCTAGAAATCTGTTTATATATGTTTTCATGTACAAATCTTTCTTGATAACTTTTCATCATAAAAGTTGGTGAAAGTTCAAACAGAATGTGTGTTATTTTGTCACTGATAGACTTCTATGTTTAGGCAAGAAAACATCGGGACAGATTCATTTAATATTTAAATTTTGTTTGCAGCATCATCAGTTATGCCAGCAACAATCCTATTCTCAACAGAGAGGAGCAAGGCAAATGGAGCTTTATACAGTGAATCAGAGTTAAAGATAAATGGAAAGCCAACTCCTATATCACTGCACACTCTAACACAACATCTTCCAGCCGCTATATCAGAAAGATCCAAATCTACAACAGCTGAGTTTTCAGAGACTGAAGCAACACATCAACCACTGGCTACTGCATCTGTGTCTAACTTTTTCACTCCAGCATCAACATTACATCCTAAATCTGAAACAACAGTAGTGCAATATACATCAGAGGAAGAATGGAATCTAAATACTTTAGTGGTATCATCTACAGAGGCCACTATAAATCACACTGACAGGTTAACTCCAGAAACTAGATCAACTTTAATGCCCTTTGGATCATTGGCTTCACTGGCATCAAAATCAGCATCGAAACTCCAATTACCTCACGTTTTGTCTAAAATGTCAGCATCTGTCATGTCTGCAAAACTAAATGAAGCAGACATCTCTATAGCTGCAGCAACTTATCACAAAAATTCTGAATTAGAAGAGAAAATGTTTTCAACCAATCTTTCAAAATTGGACTCTGCAGTGATAACTATGCCATCTGATAACATCAGTTCACCAGGAACAGAAGCGCAGACATCTGTCACAGAATCTAAACCTTGGCAATTTACTGGCTCCGTTTCCACAGAAGACAAACTTGTTGAACAAGTAAGTGTAACATCAGTGGGCACTAATGCACCAACACCCATTTTGCTGTCACAAAAATTAATCCCATTGGCAACCAAACCTTCTCATTTAGCACTGCTGCTCACACCACAAATTTCATCAAAAGGATTAAACAAAACAGCAATTGTAAATAAGACAGCAAATTCGTGGGAAATGTCATCACATCAGACAAATTCTGAACTGTTCAATGGTTCTTCAAGCCTAGTTCCTAAAATGCTATCTACTCCATTGCATGAATATTCAACAATAAATGAAGTGAGAAATACGATGGCATCAGTGACAGAATCAGGACCAAATCTATCAGTTGCCAATGCTGACTAAATACATGAGCATAGGGAGCAGCTTGATGGAAGGTTAGTAATGAAAAAGGTGTCAACATCTAGTGCATGATCAAGCTCATTGATTTTAGTGATGCCAAAAAGTTCAGAATTAACATGAGCTCAAACTACAAGCTCAATTAAAAGTTCAACAGCTAATACAAACATGGATCCAAACAATATAATATCATTGAACAGACATCTGGTGGCGTTACAATGATCAGCATCTGGAGATATTTTGATGGTTCTATCATAGGGAATAACAATTAAAGCAACTACTTTTTACAAAGAGATAGGTTCAATCTGTGGCTGTCTCAATTTCTGAGTTAGTGATATTTTCAAATGGTAATGGgtaaaaataaaaggaaaataaaacTGATATTAATGATGAAGAAACTCATTTTATCATCAGTCTCATTCAACACACTTGTACCAGCGATCTCTCGATCAGTATTAGCATGTGAAGCAATTCCAGAAATACATGTAACAAAGACCTCGAATTCCAACACCTCCCTTTTCAATTTCAGAAGTAGCATCAAgattgaaaaagaaagacttgcatttctatagcacctttcacaaccaccagatatctcaaaatgctttacagccaatgacgtacattTTGAagcgttgtcactgttgtaatgtaggaaatgtggcaactgatttctgcacagcaagctcccacaaacaacaatatgataatggccagataatctgtttttggatgttgattggaggataaatattggttaggacactagggataatccccctgctcttctttgaaatattgccatgggatcttttatgtctacctgaacaggcagatgggcctcagtttaatgtctcattcaaacgaCGGACACCTACTCCATTTGACAAAACAACTTCAACAGCAACAAAGAGCATGAAGTAATTCACAGCTATAACAGAGCTAGTATCTGTGTCACTGCCTGTTACAGTTGCTGTAACCAGTGAGAATGGAGAGCAACTGCTGTAAGCCAATCAATCAccatctcctgcaccatctctatcataagTGACATGGACAAACCAAACATTCAGGATGGACAACTTTACAGGCTTTATCAACTTCTTATGAAACAGCTACTGAAACAAATATACTAAAAGGAGATTGCCAATTAGATAAACTTGTTAAAACAGCACAATGCACTTTATAGATTAATGAGAAAACATTTCCTGATTCAGCTGTTCCAATGAATATGTCCCCCACTGAGTGCCCTAGTAAATTATCATGATGATGTCTGTAACACAAAATCAGGACATAAGCTAT harbors:
- the c37h1orf127 gene encoding uncharacterized protein C1orf127 homolog isoform X1; this translates as MEPVAGVTENNPTLNIHAPKSGSNFSKLTVKNRRPTVNGRRHKPPNRQAAASRSFHCATPFTNKRLRVSGPLIILLVSPIQGLSINPQRTDWPSQVTENTAGEEDIECFSEYMELWIQKERIDVLKQWLIKALQIPVGLGTQDQLNSFLVDCGYSLTIDQNGNYLFRVQYNGCFMQHEGGYHLLQVIVWKKEAVNGTRHEEYIMKCPMAILVTSKESILCGLEDFQVTRSLPKGSVDGLFSWSLLFRGEWLVTLEDASLIDLHVAINETDITIQGKRKGLLIPREVMGSIVEVLPLWMVSGYYAYSMEASCPPVSVFSEEINIPIIKKRMGLVNRRIYNKDKLTLKSIAVKQMDTYTVMENRDFVMVSIPKVVMQEVQACQESIAAMDLQPFMKINVKLIFEEMVNEVHWNLDNYFDCKSSSVMPATILFSTERSKANGALYSESELKINGKPTPISLHTLTQHLPAAISERSKSTTAEFSETEATHQPLATASVSNFFTPASTLHPKSETTVVQYTSEEEWNLNTLVVSSTEATINHTDRLTPETRSTLMPFGSLASLASKSASKLQLPHVLSKMSASVMSAKLNEADISIAAATYHKNSELEEKMFSTNLSKLDSAVITMPSDNISSPGTEAQTSVTESKPWQFTGSVSTEDKLVEQVSVTSVGTNAPTPILLSQKLIPLATKPSHLALLLTPQISSKGLNKTAIVNKTANSWEMSSHQTNSELFNGSSSLVPKMLSTPLHEYSTINEVRNTMASVTESGPNLSVANAD
- the c37h1orf127 gene encoding uncharacterized protein C1orf127 homolog isoform X2, whose amino-acid sequence is MEPVAGVTENNPTLNIHAPKSGSNFSKLTVKNRRPTVNGRRHKPPNRQAAASRSFHCATPFTNKRLRVSGPLIILLVSPIQGLSINPQRTDWPSQVTENTAGEEDIECFSEYMELWIQKERIDVLKQWLIKALQIPVGLGTQDQLNSFLVDCGYSLTIDQNGNYLFRVQYNGCFMQHEGGYHLLQVIVWKKEAVNGTRHEEYIMKCPMAILVTSKESILCGLEDFQFSWSLLFRGEWLVTLEDASLIDLHVAINETDITIQGKRKGLLIPREVMGSIVEVLPLWMVSGYYAYSMEASCPPVSVFSEEINIPIIKKRMGLVNRRIYNKDKLTLKSIAVKQMDTYTVMENRDFVMVSIPKVVMQEVQACQESIAAMDLQPFMKINVKLIFEEMVNEVHWNLDNYFDCKSSSVMPATILFSTERSKANGALYSESELKINGKPTPISLHTLTQHLPAAISERSKSTTAEFSETEATHQPLATASVSNFFTPASTLHPKSETTVVQYTSEEEWNLNTLVVSSTEATINHTDRLTPETRSTLMPFGSLASLASKSASKLQLPHVLSKMSASVMSAKLNEADISIAAATYHKNSELEEKMFSTNLSKLDSAVITMPSDNISSPGTEAQTSVTESKPWQFTGSVSTEDKLVEQVSVTSVGTNAPTPILLSQKLIPLATKPSHLALLLTPQISSKGLNKTAIVNKTANSWEMSSHQTNSELFNGSSSLVPKMLSTPLHEYSTINEVRNTMASVTESGPNLSVANAD
- the c37h1orf127 gene encoding uncharacterized protein C1orf127 homolog isoform X3, encoding MAIRPKPEGIRHVSGRVTHPGPAFGLRSGQAGSDTLYHHLWVSGPLIILLVSPIQGLSINPQRTDWPSQVTENTAGEEDIECFSEYMELWIQKERIDVLKQWLIKALQIPVGLGTQDQLNSFLVDCGYSLTIDQNGNYLFRVQYNGCFMQHEGGYHLLQVIVWKKEAVNGTRHEEYIMKCPMAILVTSKESILCGLEDFQVTRSLPKGSVDGLFSWSLLFRGEWLVTLEDASLIDLHVAINETDITIQGKRKGLLIPREVMGSIVEVLPLWMVSGYYAYSMEASCPPVSVFSEEINIPIIKKRMGLVNRRIYNKDKLTLKSIAVKQMDTYTVMENRDFVMVSIPKVVMQEVQACQESIAAMDLQPFMKINVKLIFEEMVNEVHWNLDNYFDCKSSSVMPATILFSTERSKANGALYSESELKINGKPTPISLHTLTQHLPAAISERSKSTTAEFSETEATHQPLATASVSNFFTPASTLHPKSETTVVQYTSEEEWNLNTLVVSSTEATINHTDRLTPETRSTLMPFGSLASLASKSASKLQLPHVLSKMSASVMSAKLNEADISIAAATYHKNSELEEKMFSTNLSKLDSAVITMPSDNISSPGTEAQTSVTESKPWQFTGSVSTEDKLVEQVSVTSVGTNAPTPILLSQKLIPLATKPSHLALLLTPQISSKGLNKTAIVNKTANSWEMSSHQTNSELFNGSSSLVPKMLSTPLHEYSTINEVRNTMASVTESGPNLSVANAD
- the c37h1orf127 gene encoding uncharacterized protein C1orf127 homolog isoform X5 — its product is MCRVGSHIRVQHLGSGQVRPDRTRSITTFGEEDIECFSEYMELWIQKERIDVLKQWLIKALQIPVGLGTQDQLNSFLVDCGYSLTIDQNGNYLFRVQYNGCFMQHEGGYHLLQVIVWKKEAVNGTRHEEYIMKCPMAILVTSKESILCGLEDFQVTRSLPKGSVDGLFSWSLLFRGEWLVTLEDASLIDLHVAINETDITIQGKRKGLLIPREVMGSIVEVLPLWMVSGYYAYSMEASCPPVSVFSEEINIPIIKKRMGLVNRRIYNKDKLTLKSIAVKQMDTYTVMENRDFVMVSIPKVVMQEVQACQESIAAMDLQPFMKINVKLIFEEMVNEVHWNLDNYFDCKSSSVMPATILFSTERSKANGALYSESELKINGKPTPISLHTLTQHLPAAISERSKSTTAEFSETEATHQPLATASVSNFFTPASTLHPKSETTVVQYTSEEEWNLNTLVVSSTEATINHTDRLTPETRSTLMPFGSLASLASKSASKLQLPHVLSKMSASVMSAKLNEADISIAAATYHKNSELEEKMFSTNLSKLDSAVITMPSDNISSPGTEAQTSVTESKPWQFTGSVSTEDKLVEQVSVTSVGTNAPTPILLSQKLIPLATKPSHLALLLTPQISSKGLNKTAIVNKTANSWEMSSHQTNSELFNGSSSLVPKMLSTPLHEYSTINEVRNTMASVTESGPNLSVANAD
- the c37h1orf127 gene encoding uncharacterized protein C1orf127 homolog isoform X4, which produces MVHLLTLTWVSGPLIILLVSPIQGLSINPQRTDWPSQVTENTAGEEDIECFSEYMELWIQKERIDVLKQWLIKALQIPVGLGTQDQLNSFLVDCGYSLTIDQNGNYLFRVQYNGCFMQHEGGYHLLQVIVWKKEAVNGTRHEEYIMKCPMAILVTSKESILCGLEDFQVTRSLPKGSVDGLFSWSLLFRGEWLVTLEDASLIDLHVAINETDITIQGKRKGLLIPREVMGSIVEVLPLWMVSGYYAYSMEASCPPVSVFSEEINIPIIKKRMGLVNRRIYNKDKLTLKSIAVKQMDTYTVMENRDFVMVSIPKVVMQEVQACQESIAAMDLQPFMKINVKLIFEEMVNEVHWNLDNYFDCKSSSVMPATILFSTERSKANGALYSESELKINGKPTPISLHTLTQHLPAAISERSKSTTAEFSETEATHQPLATASVSNFFTPASTLHPKSETTVVQYTSEEEWNLNTLVVSSTEATINHTDRLTPETRSTLMPFGSLASLASKSASKLQLPHVLSKMSASVMSAKLNEADISIAAATYHKNSELEEKMFSTNLSKLDSAVITMPSDNISSPGTEAQTSVTESKPWQFTGSVSTEDKLVEQVSVTSVGTNAPTPILLSQKLIPLATKPSHLALLLTPQISSKGLNKTAIVNKTANSWEMSSHQTNSELFNGSSSLVPKMLSTPLHEYSTINEVRNTMASVTESGPNLSVANAD
- the c37h1orf127 gene encoding uncharacterized protein C1orf127 homolog isoform X6, which gives rise to MQIKRATLSWMVSSFLSVFGAAPIQASGEEDIECFSEYMELWIQKERIDVLKQWLIKALQIPVGLGTQDQLNSFLVDCGYSLTIDQNGNYLFRVQYNGCFMQHEGGYHLLQVIVWKKEAVNGTRHEEYIMKCPMAILVTSKESILCGLEDFQVTRSLPKGSVDGLFSWSLLFRGEWLVTLEDASLIDLHVAINETDITIQGKRKGLLIPREVMGSIVEVLPLWMVSGYYAYSMEASCPPVSVFSEEINIPIIKKRMGLVNRRIYNKDKLTLKSIAVKQMDTYTVMENRDFVMVSIPKVVMQEVQACQESIAAMDLQPFMKINVKLIFEEMVNEVHWNLDNYFDCKSSSVMPATILFSTERSKANGALYSESELKINGKPTPISLHTLTQHLPAAISERSKSTTAEFSETEATHQPLATASVSNFFTPASTLHPKSETTVVQYTSEEEWNLNTLVVSSTEATINHTDRLTPETRSTLMPFGSLASLASKSASKLQLPHVLSKMSASVMSAKLNEADISIAAATYHKNSELEEKMFSTNLSKLDSAVITMPSDNISSPGTEAQTSVTESKPWQFTGSVSTEDKLVEQVSVTSVGTNAPTPILLSQKLIPLATKPSHLALLLTPQISSKGLNKTAIVNKTANSWEMSSHQTNSELFNGSSSLVPKMLSTPLHEYSTINEVRNTMASVTESGPNLSVANAD
- the c37h1orf127 gene encoding uncharacterized protein C1orf127 homolog isoform X7, whose protein sequence is MELWIQKERIDVLKQWLIKALQIPVGLGTQDQLNSFLVDCGYSLTIDQNGNYLFRVQYNGCFMQHEGGYHLLQVIVWKKEAVNGTRHEEYIMKCPMAILVTSKESILCGLEDFQVTRSLPKGSVDGLFSWSLLFRGEWLVTLEDASLIDLHVAINETDITIQGKRKGLLIPREVMGSIVEVLPLWMVSGYYAYSMEASCPPVSVFSEEINIPIIKKRMGLVNRRIYNKDKLTLKSIAVKQMDTYTVMENRDFVMVSIPKVVMQEVQACQESIAAMDLQPFMKINVKLIFEEMVNEVHWNLDNYFDCKSSSVMPATILFSTERSKANGALYSESELKINGKPTPISLHTLTQHLPAAISERSKSTTAEFSETEATHQPLATASVSNFFTPASTLHPKSETTVVQYTSEEEWNLNTLVVSSTEATINHTDRLTPETRSTLMPFGSLASLASKSASKLQLPHVLSKMSASVMSAKLNEADISIAAATYHKNSELEEKMFSTNLSKLDSAVITMPSDNISSPGTEAQTSVTESKPWQFTGSVSTEDKLVEQVSVTSVGTNAPTPILLSQKLIPLATKPSHLALLLTPQISSKGLNKTAIVNKTANSWEMSSHQTNSELFNGSSSLVPKMLSTPLHEYSTINEVRNTMASVTESGPNLSVANAD